From one Catharus ustulatus isolate bCatUst1 chromosome 1, bCatUst1.pri.v2, whole genome shotgun sequence genomic stretch:
- the ZHX2 gene encoding zinc fingers and homeoboxes protein 2: protein MASKRKSTTPCMVRTSEVVEQEGAEGVETPKDKGTGASQQDSKKHWPSENLVKDCEVVEAKPPAENQSKKPQGGYECKYCPYSTQNLNEFTEHVDTQHPNVILNPLYVCAECNFTTKKYDSLSDHNTKYHPGETNFKLKLIKRNNQTVLEQSIETTTNDVTVTSSGLENAECDDSLNGGISANKVPVMKLGKPKGETKKGSKKPEEGVTENHVDGALPRIITEATEAIACINGDLLHDVLAHVMPSVQLPPNINLVPKVPVPLNSTKYNSALDTNATMINSFNKFPYPTQAELSWLTAASKHPEEQIRIWFATQRLKHGISWSPEEVEEARKKMFNGTIQAVPQTITVLPAPLATAKMPQPIIQTALPCQILGQTGLVLTPVSNGSTVSCSPITLAVAPNQGQKRTIQTSSSAPEAKRPHVVQVPEIPAKLTAVPATPASERKKTKEQIAELKASFMASQFPDDAEVYRLIEATGLSRSEIKKWFSDHRYRSQRGIVQIPGDALGKDQIAPSAGRHGRSFHPYTDFAPQRFKEKTQEQLRALEESFLKCSFPTQGELDRLRVETKLSRREIDSWFSERRKIRDSMEQAVLDSMGSYRKNKDQGTPNGAISQAELLSSAQLPGALSGSSTTLKKTQEQIHLLKSTFARTQWPSPQEYDQLASQTGLSRTEIVRWFKENRSSLRTGSLKWIDQYQQQYAGDGHNKQSQKKSSKHTESPKNGNEVSRQHYQEHKKLNEENGGKPVVRAKRDCEPLKDSLLGNQAEGVDRLECNSHDGHGSEENEEPAEVSWVEVTVGEDDAASDCTDSWSHTAPEAHTELPDLDSESISADNSHV from the coding sequence atggCCAGCAAGAGAAAGTCCACAACTCCCTGTATGGTGCGAACTTCTGAAGTCGTGGAGCAGGAGGGTGCCGAGGGCGTAGAGACTCCTAAAGACAAGGGCACTGGTGCATCACAGCAGGACTCAAAAAAACACTGGCCTTCAGAAAACTTGGTCAAAGACTGCGAAGTGGTCGAGGCGAAGCCCCCAGCTGAAAATCAGTCTAAGAAACCCCAGGGTGGTTATGAGTGTAAGTACTGCCCTTACTCAACACAGAACTTAAATGAATTTACAGAGCATGTTGACACTCAGCATCCAAATGTCATTCTCAACCCCCTGTATGTCTGTGCTGAATGCAACTTCACAACCAAAAAATATGACTCGTTATCTGACCACAACACAAAATACCACCCGGGAGAGACTAactttaaactgaaattaattaaacGCAATAATCAGACTGTTTTAGAGCAGTCTATTGAGACCACCACTAACGATGTCACTGTCACAAGCAGTGGGCTAGAAAATGCAGAGTGTGACGATTCACTTAATGGGGGAATCAGTGCAAATAAAGTGCCAGTGATGAAACTGGGAAAGCCTAAAGGGGAAACCAAGAAGGGATCTAAAAAGCCAGAAGAGGGAGTTACGGAAAACCACGTGGATGGGGCTCTCCCCCGCATCATTACTGAAGCCACTGAAGCTATTGCCTGTATAAATGGAGACCTTCTCCATGATGTGCTGGCCCACGTTATGCCCTCTGTACAGCTGCCACCAAATATCAATCTTGTCCCCAAGGTCCCAGTCCCACTGAACAGTACCAAATACAACTCTGCCCTGGACACTAACGCGACCATGATCAACTCCTTTAATAAGTTTCCTTACCCAACACAAGCAGAGTTGTCATGGTTGACAGCAGCATCAAAACATCCAGAAGAACAAATCCGAATCTGGTTTGCTACGCAGCGTTTGAAGCACGGTATAAGTTGGTCTCCCGAAGAAGTGGAGGAAGCGAGGAAGAAGATGTTCAATGGTACTATCCAGGCAGTTCCCCAGACCATCACCGTCCTGCCAGCGCCTTTGGCAACTGCCAAAATGCCACAGCCCATCATCCAGACAGCTCTACCTTGTCAGATACTGGGCCAGACTGGCCTGGTTCTGACTCCTGTGTCAAATGGTTCAACTGTTTCCTGTTCGCCAATTACACTGGCTGTTGCCCCAAACCAGGGGCAGAAGAGGACAATACAGACCTCGTCAAGTGCCCCGGAGGCCAAGCGTCCACATGTGGTCCAGGTGCCTGAGATTCCTGCCAAGCTGACCGCTGTTCCCGCGACACCGGCCAGCGAGCGGAAGAAGACCAAGGAGCAGATAGCAGAGCTGAAGGCCAGTTTCATGGCAAGCCAGTTTCCTGATGATGCAGAAGTCTACCGGCTTATAGAGGCAACAGGTCTTTCCAGGAGTGAGATCAAAAAGTGGTTCAGTGACCACAGGTACAGAAGTCAGAGGGGCATTGTGCAAATTCCTGGTGATGCTCTAGGGAAAGATCAAATAGCACCTTCAGCTGGTCGACATGGCCGCTCATTTCACCCATACACAGATTTTGCTCCCCAGAGATTCAAAGAGAAAACTCAAGAGCAGCTTAGGGCCCTTGAGGAGAGTTTCTTAAAATGCTCTTTTCCTACCCAGGGAGAATTGGACAGGCTTCGAGTGGAAACAAAGCTGAGTAGGAGGGAGATAGATTCGTGGTTCTCTGAGCGGAGAAAGATAAGGGACAGCATGGAGCAAGCTGTCTTGGACTCAATGGGATCATACAGAAAAAACAAGGATCAAGGAACTCCCAATGGTGCAATAAGCCAGGCAGAACTTCTGAGCAGCGCTCAGCTCCCTGGTGCTTTATCTGGGTCCTCCACCACACTGAAGAAAACACAAGAGCAAATTCATCTATTGAAAAGCACATTTGCAAGGACCCAGTGGCCATCACCGCAGGAGTATGACCAGTTAGCATCTCAGACTGGGCTCTCAAGAACTGAAATAGTTCGCTGGTTCAAGGAAAACCGCTCTTCATTAAGAACAGGGTCACTTAAGTGGATTGACCAGTACCAGCAGCAGTATGCTGGTGATGGTCATAACAAGCAAAGCCAGAAAAAGAGCTCGAAACACACGGAGAGTCCAAAGAATGGTAATGAGGTGTCGCGGCAGCATTACCAGGAGCATAAAAAACTGAATGAAGAGAACGGGGGGAAACCAGTGGTGAGAGCAAAAAGAGACTGTGAGCCACTGAAAGACTCTTTGTTGGGGAACCAAGCAGAGGGTGTGGACAGGCTGGAGTGCAACAGCCACGATGGGCACGGCAGCGAGGAGAACGAGGAGCCAGCCGAGGTCAGCTGGGTGGAGGTGACGGTGGGCGAGGACGATGCTGCCTCGGACTGTACGGACAGCTGGAGCCACACAGCCCCCGAGgcccacacagagctgccagacTTGGACTCTGAAAGTATATCTGCAGACAATTCCCACGTATAG